A window of Aerococcus urinae contains these coding sequences:
- the rpiA gene encoding ribose-5-phosphate isomerase RpiA: MDNKELVGKSAAYLVDNNSILGIGTGSTAEIFIKELGKRVKEEGLQIKAVSTSVRSADLAKSFGIEVLPVDEVDHIDLCIDGVDEFTDDCQGIKGGGGAHLEEKIVATYSDRVVWMAEERKHVDYLGAFSLAVEVIKNGHAQLFKIFEDRGYKPSLRKVDSGEPFITDNGNYVIDLHMEKIDNPQALSEELIKMVGVVEHGLFIDIADDVLIADNDQVYFVSGAEYSRKSV, encoded by the coding sequence ATGGATAATAAAGAATTAGTTGGGAAAAGTGCCGCATATTTAGTTGATAACAATAGCATATTAGGTATTGGAACCGGATCAACTGCAGAAATTTTTATTAAAGAATTAGGTAAACGGGTTAAAGAGGAAGGACTCCAAATCAAGGCTGTTTCGACTTCTGTACGCTCAGCAGACTTAGCCAAAAGTTTCGGTATCGAAGTGTTACCAGTTGATGAGGTTGATCATATTGATTTATGTATTGATGGGGTTGACGAGTTCACTGATGACTGCCAAGGAATAAAAGGTGGCGGTGGAGCCCATCTCGAAGAGAAAATTGTTGCTACCTATAGTGATCGTGTAGTTTGGATGGCTGAAGAAAGAAAACATGTCGATTATCTTGGCGCATTTTCTTTAGCGGTTGAAGTGATTAAAAACGGCCATGCCCAACTTTTCAAAATTTTTGAAGATCGCGGGTATAAACCAAGCTTAAGAAAAGTAGATAGCGGCGAACCATTTATTACTGATAATGGGAATTATGTTATTGACTTACATATGGAAAAAATTGATAATCCTCAAGCGTTAAGTGAAGAATTAATTAAAATGGTTGGGGTTGTTGAGCATGGTTTGTTTATTGATATTGCAGACGATGTGTTAATTGCTGACAATGATCAGGTTTATTTTGTCAGTGGGGCAGAATACAGCCGTAAATCGGTTTAA
- a CDS encoding HAD family hydrolase, translating to MIQAVGWDLDDTLYDRNLPYLAVYQYMEENVIETGIGFETFNYFYQMNSDIEFRRYTDGQASVDQYRNNRVLMTYAQFGFTIKKQDAILFNQKYEEAKEDIVLRPGAKDCLDLLQKAGLKQFLLTNGPAQQAHKVDLLGLEDYFDDKNIFISSQMGAAKPASEIFQKVEEALELNSATTLYIGDNYEADMKGASNAGWQGLFLNVHDKSVEDVSDKIIICKDMDDIYKSLISKLEEKK from the coding sequence TTGATTCAAGCAGTTGGCTGGGATTTGGATGACACTTTATATGACCGTAATTTACCTTATTTAGCCGTTTATCAGTATATGGAAGAAAACGTGATAGAAACTGGAATTGGTTTTGAGACCTTTAATTATTTCTATCAAATGAATAGTGACATTGAATTTCGTCGCTATACAGATGGGCAGGCGTCGGTAGATCAATACCGCAATAACCGGGTCTTGATGACTTATGCTCAGTTTGGCTTCACCATTAAGAAGCAGGATGCCATTCTCTTCAACCAAAAATACGAAGAAGCCAAAGAGGATATTGTCTTACGCCCCGGTGCTAAAGACTGCTTAGACCTGCTTCAAAAGGCCGGCCTTAAGCAGTTCCTTCTCACCAATGGCCCGGCCCAACAAGCTCATAAGGTTGATTTATTAGGGCTGGAAGACTATTTCGATGATAAGAATATTTTCATATCCAGTCAGATGGGAGCTGCTAAACCGGCCTCAGAGATTTTTCAAAAAGTGGAAGAGGCCTTAGAGTTAAATTCAGCCACTACCCTCTATATTGGTGATAATTACGAAGCCGACATGAAGGGCGCAAGCAATGCCGGATGGCAGGGACTGTTTTTAAATGTCCATGATAAGTCAGTAGAAGATGTTAGCGATAAAATAATAATCTGTAAAGATATGGATGATATTTATAAGTCACTTATCAGCAAATTAGAAGAGAAAAAGTAG
- a CDS encoding ribokinase, translating into MEKLCVIGAVNMDIILEVDASPLQGETTVANSTHKALGGKGSNAAIATKRLGLDTHFYGCVGNDENGNELRENLENEGIDISSMTIFDEVSTGTAYIILEKDGNNRIIAAPGGNQAITETEIRENCAPLIEEADLVFMNLEISQEAAKAVLEVCKEKDKKIVVDAGPAKGWSAEDFKDIYMISPNEQELSDLMHYEIKTRDEVIEAGKKLLDLGIEHVIVKLGEKGSIYIGQDDIYDQKKYDVNVKDTTAAGDIYMAGLCKGLLEEQTIPESMDLASKVAAISVTRLGASPSAPTLADLDNFDSFLK; encoded by the coding sequence ATGGAGAAATTATGTGTAATCGGTGCTGTAAATATGGATATTATTTTAGAGGTTGATGCTTCGCCATTGCAAGGTGAAACGACTGTTGCTAACAGTACCCATAAAGCCTTGGGAGGAAAAGGATCTAATGCAGCCATTGCCACTAAGCGTTTAGGCTTAGACACTCATTTTTATGGCTGTGTTGGTAATGATGAAAACGGTAATGAACTAAGAGAGAACTTAGAAAATGAAGGCATTGATATCAGCAGTATGACAATCTTTGATGAAGTTTCAACTGGAACGGCTTATATTATCTTAGAAAAAGACGGGAATAACCGGATCATTGCAGCACCAGGCGGCAACCAAGCCATTACAGAAACAGAAATTAGAGAAAATTGTGCACCCCTAATTGAAGAAGCAGACCTTGTCTTTATGAATTTAGAAATTAGCCAAGAGGCAGCTAAAGCAGTGTTAGAAGTCTGCAAAGAAAAAGATAAAAAGATTGTTGTTGATGCTGGACCCGCTAAAGGATGGTCAGCAGAAGACTTTAAAGATATCTATATGATCAGCCCTAACGAACAGGAACTATCAGACTTAATGCATTATGAAATCAAAACGCGTGATGAAGTCATCGAAGCCGGTAAAAAGTTGCTAGACTTGGGTATTGAACATGTCATTGTTAAATTAGGAGAAAAAGGATCTATTTATATTGGACAAGACGATATTTATGATCAAAAGAAATACGATGTTAATGTGAAAGATACTACGGCAGCTGGAGATATTTACATGGCAGGTCTATGTAAAGGACTATTGGAAGAACAAACTATTCCGGAAAGTATGGACCTAGCAAGTAAGGTTGCTGCAATTTCTGTTACTCGTTTAGGGGCATCTCCAAGTGCGCCTACTTTAGCTGATCTTGATAACTTCGATTCCTTTTTAAAATAA